The window GGATGTTCCAACCTACCGATAATCCTGGGAAATTGCCCCAACGGTTGTTTAACAGCCTTGAATATCCATCCCGACGGATAGTTGCGGTTAACAGGTATTTCTCATCATAATCGTAGTTCATACGACCAAAGAATGATAAAATACGTTGATTGGTATGGTAAGTATCAGTACTTCTTCTGTCCTTTTCTGAATTCGTTAAAGCTAAATCAGAAAAATCATCAGTAGGTGCACCACTTCCTGATGCGGATAAACCTTGCGAATAAATATCATAATATTCACTACCTGCCATCACATCGATATGGTGTTTAGATGCTATAGTGGTGTTATAATTAACTACCGCATTATAAGTCTGACTTAAAGCTTTGTCGAATGATGCTGACGAAGTACGGGTTCTGTCATAATTTCCCGGACTTGACAAGAAATCTCTATTGAAAGATTCGTAATTACCATTATTAAAGAAGTAATTACCACTAAGTCTTAATGAGAGATTCTTTAAAAAATCTACTTTTAAAGCCTGGCTTAAGGTAAATTTATCAGTATTGTTCTTTCTAATAAATTTATCATCATTTACGGCCGGGTTACCATCCCTGTAATCTCTACCAACCAATAAATCGCCATTCTCATTCATTCCTCTCATTGTTGGGGGAGCTCCTAAAGCACGCGTAAGGTAGTTTCCTTCAGAGTTAATTGCATCACGCCACTTGGCATTGGCAAAATTTAAATTCGAAATAGAGGTTAACCAAGGCTTGATTTTATATTCTCCATTGAACACAAAGGTTAGGCGTTTATAAAATGTATTAATCGGCATTCCTTTTTCATCATAATTACCTAAGCCCGCGTAATATTTACCCTTTTCATTCCCGCCGGTCATAGACACGTTGTAATCCTGGGTTAAGCTATAATCTCTAAGTGCATAATCAGCATAATTGAAATCTTTATAGATAATTTCGCGATTAATTCCTGATGGATCATACGCACCTAAAGCATTTGTTTTTAATGGATCAGTCATTACCTGCCACCCTTTTCCCAGTAATTCTTCGTTGGCAGCACTTCTAAACATCGGACTCCAAACTGCCGAAGAAGTCACATTACCATCAAGAATATTGCCTGCTGCATCCTTATATAAGTTACCTGTGCCAAATGGTCCGGTTGTATTTAACTGGCTTAAGCGACTTGGCTCATACGAACCAGAGGTTTCAATTGCCTTTCTAGACCAATAGATATATTGTTCAGCATTTAAAAATTCGAATGGAATGTTTAACTTATTGATACCTACTTTAGATTTTACCGCGATATTTGAGACCCCTTCCTTCCCTTTTTTAGTCGTAATGAGCACCACCCCGTTGCTTGCTCTGGCTCCATAAATTGCTGTAGCAGAAGCATCCTTTAAAACCTCGATGGATTCAATATCATCCTGATTAATATCGCTGAATCCGGATCTTAATAAACCATCTACCATCACCAATGGCGAACCTCCTCCGGTATAACCTGTTCCTCCACGCAATACAATATTGGGAACAGCGCCAGGCCGTCCGGAAGTTTGCTGAACCCTTAAGCCCGGAATTGTTCCGGCTAAGGCTGATGCTGGATTGGAACGTACACCAGTTTCCAAAACCTTAGGATCAAGTTTAGATACCGAACCTGTAAGTTTCGACTTTTTGATCGCTCCATAGCCAACAACGATTACTTCATCCAGGCCTTTGCTATCTTCTAAAAGTTTAATATTAATTGTCGACTGACCCTGAATTACAATTTCCTGAG is drawn from Pedobacter sp. HDW13 and contains these coding sequences:
- a CDS encoding TonB-dependent receptor, translating into MKETYLKLIRHCLPFVLLLATISAFAQQTITGKVTEASGEGIPSVTVMIKGTKNGTSTSPAGAYSIKASKGDVLVFSFTGYLTQEIVIQGQSTINIKLLEDSKGLDEVIVVGYGAIKKSKLTGSVSKLDPKVLETGVRSNPASALAGTIPGLRVQQTSGRPGAVPNIVLRGGTGYTGGGSPLVMVDGLLRSGFSDINQDDIESIEVLKDASATAIYGARASNGVVLITTKKGKEGVSNIAVKSKVGINKLNIPFEFLNAEQYIYWSRKAIETSGSYEPSRLSQLNTTGPFGTGNLYKDAAGNILDGNVTSSAVWSPMFRSAANEELLGKGWQVMTDPLKTNALGAYDPSGINREIIYKDFNYADYALRDYSLTQDYNVSMTGGNEKGKYYAGLGNYDEKGMPINTFYKRLTFVFNGEYKIKPWLTSISNLNFANAKWRDAINSEGNYLTRALGAPPTMRGMNENGDLLVGRDYRDGNPAVNDDKFIRKNNTDKFTLSQALKVDFLKNLSLRLSGNYFFNNGNYESFNRDFLSSPGNYDRTRTSSASFDKALSQTYNAVVNYNTTIASKHHIDVMAGSEYYDIYSQGLSASGSGAPTDDFSDLALTNSEKDRRSTDTYHTNQRILSFFGRMNYDYDEKYLLTATIRRDGYSRLLNNRWGNFPGLSVGWNIHKEKFFEPLTKVVNSLKLRASYGANGNVSDDFIGAYTLQGSYGTNKYNSSIGYLLGNIPNPNLRWESLITKEVGLEARLFNKIDLSVAYYHRTTSDKIANLTFPITAGITSIATNNGDMQNQGVEVDLNYSVLRNRDWNVNFNLNMAYNANKILKLPNNGLQNNLQGGFQVYDPDTKQLIWVGGLQEGQDPNVAYAYQAKGIIRTQADLDAYASSSFVDLLGARKLVHPAVYNAMSAADKNLNFPIALGDVMWTDVNGDNIINSFDRVYMGRTVPRFTGGFGANASWKGFTLSTRFDYALGFVAYDGPRTWFASNAQGTFNTTTDVLDTWTPGNPNAKFPTYYWADQLYKNNTFRESSMFYHKGDYLALREVNLTYKLPTKLANRLKSEGISLSVSGQNLAYFSESTLYSPESSSIGTGGAGSGGYPLPRTIIFGLQFTF